The Vanessa tameamea isolate UH-Manoa-2023 chromosome 27, ilVanTame1 primary haplotype, whole genome shotgun sequence DNA window CTTTCGCGTCTCGATATATCGTATTCCAACGAATTCTCTAATAAATTCTGATATAAATCTATGTATCTATTCCAAGCTAACGAAGATAGCACCATTTGACCAGAAAATAAGCCGATAACTTGAACTATCCTTTGTAGCGTTACCTTTGTTTTATACGATATACCTATTTCAGTTGTGTGATCCCTTTCGATATCTTCACTTGAATTTATCTCTTTCAATTGATGATAAGGTAGAGTGCTGACTGGAGTGTCTTTGTAGCCTCGTCGAGGCGGGTTATTCTTTAAATAGACGAGTATGCCTATCATCATTGCTGTCACACCTAACGAGTCACATATACCATCAACCCAGTAGCCAATAGTCCCGACTTCTGACCTCTCACCTTTAATATGCTTCCTCTCTCTAGCTACATGACCGTCCAAATCGTCTAAAAACATTCGAATTTGGAACAGAACAACGGCAACTCGACGAGCGGCTAGACTTTGAAAAGTCAACAGTTTCGCTCCAACGCAGGCTATGAATACGTGAAAAAGGGATATCATATTCGGCGTCAGAAATAGCATCTTTTCAGATATACCCAAGCCTATATCAACAATCGCACATAGCGGTCcgtatatataatgattaatatggTCCACCATTAAAGCTTTCACGGTCGGGTGACATAGTGGATTTATGTTACAGGGTATCCACGTTACGTCTTCGTAATTCTGTTGCGCTTTCAATGTTCGGTGAGTTGACGTTTCTTGCGTTATATTCTCTGACTGTTCGAATATGTCTATTTTATAATTCCTTATACGTAGAAAGAGGAAAGTATCCATGTAAATGCAATATATAACAACTATTATAAGTAAACATGTTAGTATTTTACTCGCTTGAGACGAAGGCCACatcattttgattatatataggGTGATTTACGCATGCGGTGAATCCTTGGCTATCTTTAGCCTAAGGGCGTGTTGCAGTTGATCTTGTGTATAATAAGGCTTCCAAGTCAGCTTATAATCATCTCGATAAACCACAGATGTTATAATAATGCGTGGGTTACGAAACCCCACTCGGTATTCTATTTATAACACCATGAAATCTTCGCGTTTTGTTCCACGAAATTTGAATAACATAATttcaacagttttattatatatcgaaCACAAAAATTGTCTCGTATAAAAATGTCCTCGCTTCATCGAAACTTACTGTTCAaccaatacatataaaaatacatctttCACTTGGTTTTATTATCACTGCACGCATTTCAAACTTCTCTTTACAAAAACTAGTTTTATGACGGTTTCGGAACGTAAAACTGTTCTTAAAATCGATGTTAAGCGTTCGCAGCGGATATCGTATCAAAACACTGGCTCTGTATCAAACAATGGTCGAGAACAAAAGTCTTACAATATACGAgagttaaacattttaaaaacacaataacGGACGTTTAATACACAATGTTTACATAACTTTTGTCGTTTATACGAATGCGGTGAGACCGCAGCATGCGTGCGCATCTTTCTGCGTCTACAGACGGAATGGCGGCCGCGGGCCGTTGCCTCCAGTCGGTACCAAAAGTGACGGCGGCCGGCGCCATTCCCGCCGAAACAACTGTCAAAGTCTGACCTTGCGTGACTCAAATTTTTATGCGGTCAGCGTTTAATTCtaacgataatttaaatataatataaatactagaatttataacagattttcagataattatttacaaacgttTTTTTACATGATCATTTAAGCTTtctttttggatttttttattgttgttatatggTTGCGCACAATTATGTACTATATTACGTTTAATTAGcttctaaaataaatagaaatactaGTTCCGGGTGAAGCTTTTATGAAATAGCGTCAGCAATAGcaagtttgaaattttaaactcCCGTACCACAGAAATCACGGATTTGAGATCTCGGAATATTTGAGTAAGATAATTTGTGTGACACGCGTTTGACTATGATGTGACAGTTAATCGAAATCGGTCAAGACACCATCATCATAACCAGTATAAACAAACGCAATATGTGATTGGAAATAAACTATCaactaatataaaaactcaAGTTACATTTCGAAgccaaacaaattttataaattgaatttaattctaTAAGAGAATCAATAATATTGGTTATATAAGATTTGAGAAACAAACATTTAATCCATAATATGCAAATACAAATTAtgaacattttcttttaaatctagaATTCATTGTGATTTCCAATCTTTGTTTTAATCAAGTAAAAGACATACAATTTAAAGCGCCTTCTTATATTGAAGACAAATAGCAGACAAATTTGGTGATTTTCATCCGAAGTGTTTGCACCGCGATGTTTTCATCTAatgtcgagcacgagatgaacaaTTAACATATAAGATGATTTTAGCAGTAATTCTTGCCCGGATTTGGACGACGTATAAAGTTCACGTAATTTAAAAAGGTAACAAACATAATTCCTTATATAACTCATTCCATAAAGCAAATAGAACAGGTTAatcttttttaactttaactgtatgtatctatgtaacgAAATCTTTCAACACGCGTGCTAATAACcgataacaatacaataattgaaaactgtcCCAGTGTCCTGGCCTGGATCGCTTGGGATAGActgttcaaaatcaaaatatactctatttaagtaggtttttttacatcgtcattttacagaacgatattaaatgtaaagcgaCGTCTTTATCGTTCtatatcttgtatttttttaaagatataggtggcaaacgatgAGAAACCTGATAAAAAGTGTTAACTaccgttgccggcctttaagaaatgtgtacactctttttttgaaggttcccgaGTCGTTTCGGTTGGGAAAAACCGCTGCGAAAACTGGTTCGACACAGTGGTTGTACGAGGCAGAAATGCCTTTAAAGTTGCGAGTGAAACTACATAGTAatgctagttaaatataattatatataaaatatcccgcctgaaagtcaacaagtattagctccatgcttttttatcatctacataatcTCATGAAGGATAACATGCCTTATtcaaaaatgtctgcggaattttatttgGCCACAGGTTGTCTCCTACTATCGATCGGTTCTATCGCGTtgtattcaagtttttttttttttaaatattatataattttcaacaaagatgactaaaatttaaaaacatatatgacctttttcaataaatacatatatcaatattcTGACGGATGCACTAATCTTCTCATATCGTCAATAGAAACTTCAGAATTTGGATCCGTTTAATCTCCTACGTGTCTACAACCTCGTAAGGGGGAGTATTCTGCTCTCAACGAGGATAAATATAGTCTGAGATAAGAGGAAAAATCGTACGatgactaatttatttttatacatatttgtaaaattggTTCCCTCGTTTTAACTCTAGGCTATCTCTACGTCCTGCTTCATTATCATCGGCCCACTGATTTAGACTTTATGAAacaacaaacagatagacatgTTGCATTTGTCGCTTGGTCGGTAGGGCTTTAGGGAAGCCCGTTTGAGACCTGATTAGGGAACATCCTGTTATCATATAATCTACccacaaacaacaatatttagtatttttaattaataccaaaatcaaaatatactttttacaagcacttttgaatcgtcatttaacaaactattaaaactaaagctaccacaggttcggaacgtagattctaccgagaagaaccggcaagaaactcagtttcAGAAAGTTAATACATAGGGCAAGGTatgggtttttattttataacaggattaaagttatttttacctgggcctattaaataatatatagcttatgtcataaataaagtatattactcAACACAAGGTTACATTAACGATATACAACGTAGACTTAGTATtagttgatttctaggcagtgTATACATAAACTTcattgtactttactgataaaactctgttattaaaatggtggaTGAGCGTATCGTCCGAGTTCCTTACCTGTTTTATCGGTAGGACGAGTCAAAGGTGcctttatgagtctacttgaataaatattttgattcgattgtCGGGTTGCGGGTTGAAGGGCAATGTTTTAGTGTAACTATAGGAACAAATGACATAACactttagttcccaaggttggcggcgcattgtcgatgtaaaagatgattaatatttcttacaccgccgaTGTTTACGGGCAGTGCTGACCAGGGATGTTGGAGCTTcgaatcaaatatattacacgCAAGTAAATTTCACAATGAAGCATTTTtgtatcgaaaatatttaaacactaccaccgtttctccaagcagcctccagcgagaaggaACCGCAAGAAACTCacagaaacggcaagaaacacGCAACCGTAACCGTAATCATTGAATATCTGAGATAAAAATGTGTCCGAAACCATAaacatcaaaaaattatattatattttttttctttcctggTGTTATGTACATAAAGAGGgaagctaaatatttataagcgtATTTGTTTGTTTCTGCGATTATACCTAATACCAAAATTATAGCCTATAAAAAAATTCGTAATCCAATACAATCGGTACCGTAATCATAGTACGAAATAGTTTCCTAAACCTAACCGCACTTGTaaccggtaaaatattttatataaaacctctgGTACTGACCTCTTTACCTTATGTATCCCTTGCCAGccctgttttat harbors:
- the LOC113404886 gene encoding ceramide phosphoethanolamine synthase is translated as MMWPSSQASKILTCLLIIVVIYCIYMDTFLFLRIRNYKIDIFEQSENITQETSTHRTLKAQQNYEDVTWIPCNINPLCHPTVKALMVDHINHYIYGPLCAIVDIGLGISEKMLFLTPNMISLFHVFIACVGAKLLTFQSLAARRVAVVLFQIRMFLDDLDGHVARERKHIKGERSEVGTIGYWVDGICDSLGVTAMMIGILVYLKNNPPRRGYKDTPVSTLPYHQLKEINSSEDIERDHTTEIGISYKTKVTLQRIVQVIGLFSGQMVLSSLAWNRYIDLYQNLLENSLEYDISRRESTFMSGTFFFATGLWRIVNPHSYLHLLSLAVFCDKTWAFLKAVHYSGYVCLVVTVATSEYLIENIKSHVVNSMDG